One segment of Nocardia farcinica DNA contains the following:
- a CDS encoding acyltransferase family protein: protein MRTPEESPAVRGRTASGTTARTSTYRSDLDGLRGIAIALVVIFHIWMGRVSGGVDVFLVLAGFFFTGSLLRRAETGEGVALRATAARLGRRLLPALVVVLVTVAVVGVLTRPYTQWTDLASQTLASLLYYQNWHLALSWSDYLAADPSVSPLQHLWSMSLQGQFYVATLLGIAALVWVCRTVGRPAALRPAVALVLAVLAAASFGYAARGVGLHQGWNYYDSFARAWELLAGALIAVALPALSLPRVLRVLLALAGATLVLACGWIVDGAARFPGPAALIPVGATLALILAGQNLATGALPLPNRLLAAAPMVRLGELAYALYLWHWPLLIFLLAERGTPTIGVEGGLVVLAGSLVLAYLTHRYVEQPLRAPAPARPPRAQTGRHVVLALGVSLLALAVTAQVVAGLLPPRPVSELDPIRYPGAEALVGGAHTPRADMRPTVFEAPADAAYPTHDGCIADWDTREVITCDYGDTAAERTIAVVGSSHAEHWVPALDLLGREHGFRIAVYLKMGCPLTVAEEVSYKGQAIPDCRDWSAEVIDRLGVDRPEWVFTTGTRPRDKTGDETPADYLAVWTRLSEHGLNVLAMRDTPWLRRDGVRYRAIDCLAQNGDRYSCGMRRADALDPVNPAEEPATSFPNVFPLDLSDAVCEVDICPVVEGNILIYHDEHHLTASYSRSMAPELGRRLGPILGWW, encoded by the coding sequence GTGAGGACGCCGGAGGAGTCGCCGGCGGTTCGCGGGCGCACCGCGTCCGGCACCACGGCGCGCACCAGCACCTATCGCAGCGACCTGGACGGGTTGCGCGGTATCGCCATCGCGCTGGTGGTGATCTTCCACATCTGGATGGGCCGGGTGTCCGGCGGCGTCGACGTGTTCCTGGTGCTCGCCGGCTTCTTCTTCACCGGGTCACTGCTGCGGCGGGCCGAGACGGGGGAGGGGGTCGCGCTGCGAGCGACGGCGGCCCGGCTGGGCAGGCGCCTGCTGCCCGCGCTGGTGGTCGTCCTGGTCACCGTCGCCGTGGTCGGCGTGCTGACCAGGCCCTACACCCAGTGGACGGATCTGGCGTCCCAGACGCTGGCCTCGCTGCTGTACTACCAGAACTGGCACCTGGCGCTGTCCTGGTCGGATTACCTCGCGGCCGATCCGTCGGTGAGCCCGCTGCAGCACCTGTGGTCGATGTCGTTGCAGGGCCAGTTCTATGTGGCGACGTTGCTCGGCATCGCCGCGCTGGTGTGGGTGTGCCGGACGGTGGGCAGGCCGGCGGCGCTGCGCCCCGCGGTCGCGCTGGTGCTGGCCGTGCTGGCGGCGGCCTCGTTCGGGTACGCGGCGCGCGGGGTGGGACTGCACCAGGGCTGGAACTACTACGACAGCTTCGCGCGCGCCTGGGAGCTGCTGGCGGGCGCGCTGATCGCGGTCGCGTTGCCCGCGCTGTCGCTGCCCCGGGTGCTGCGGGTGCTGCTGGCGCTCGCCGGGGCGACACTGGTGCTGGCGTGCGGCTGGATCGTCGACGGCGCCGCGCGCTTCCCCGGCCCCGCCGCGCTGATCCCGGTCGGCGCGACGCTGGCGTTGATCCTGGCCGGGCAGAACCTCGCGACCGGGGCGCTGCCGTTGCCGAACCGGCTGCTGGCCGCCGCGCCGATGGTGCGGCTCGGTGAACTGGCCTACGCGCTGTATCTGTGGCACTGGCCGTTGCTGATCTTCCTGCTCGCCGAGCGCGGCACCCCCACCATCGGCGTGGAGGGCGGTCTGGTGGTGCTGGCCGGCTCGCTGGTGCTGGCCTACCTGACCCACCGCTACGTCGAGCAGCCGCTGCGCGCCCCCGCCCCGGCCCGGCCGCCGCGCGCGCAGACCGGGCGTCACGTGGTGCTGGCGCTCGGCGTGAGCCTGCTCGCGCTCGCCGTCACCGCGCAGGTGGTGGCCGGTCTGCTGCCGCCGCGCCCGGTCTCCGAACTCGATCCGATCCGCTATCCCGGTGCCGAAGCGCTGGTCGGCGGCGCGCACACACCCCGCGCGGACATGCGGCCCACCGTGTTCGAGGCCCCGGCCGACGCCGCCTACCCCACCCACGACGGCTGCATCGCCGATTGGGACACCCGCGAGGTGATCACCTGCGACTACGGCGACACCGCCGCCGAGCGGACCATCGCGGTGGTGGGCAGTTCCCACGCCGAGCACTGGGTGCCCGCGCTCGACCTGCTCGGACGCGAGCACGGCTTCCGGATCGCGGTCTACCTCAAGATGGGCTGCCCGCTGACCGTCGCCGAGGAGGTGTCGTACAAGGGGCAGGCCATCCCGGACTGCCGGGACTGGTCGGCCGAGGTGATCGACCGGCTCGGCGTGGACCGGCCGGAGTGGGTGTTCACCACCGGCACCCGTCCGCGCGACAAGACCGGCGACGAGACCCCCGCCGACTACCTGGCGGTGTGGACGCGGCTGTCCGAACACGGCCTCAACGTGCTGGCCATGCGTGACACCCCGTGGCTGCGCCGCGACGGGGTGCGCTACCGCGCCATCGACTGCCTGGCCCAGAACGGCGACCGCTACAGCTGCGGCATGCGCCGGGCCGACGCGCTCGACCCGGTCAACCCGGCCGAGGAACCGGCGACGTCGTTTCCGAACGTCTTCCCGCTCGACCTCTCCGACGCCGTCTGCGAGGTCGACATCTGCCCGGTCGTGGAGGGCAACATCCTCATCTACCACGACGAGCACCACCTCACCGCCAGCTACTCGCGGTCGATGGCGCCGGAACTGGGCCGCAGGCTCGGCCCGATCCTCGGCTGGTGGTGA